One segment of Chionomys nivalis chromosome 1, mChiNiv1.1, whole genome shotgun sequence DNA contains the following:
- the Ston1 gene encoding stonin-1: MCSTNPGGWVTFDDDPAFPSSQKAKDFPLETQGVCRPNGLKLNLPGLRDLPSASSSTSSTPLSSPMVDFYFSPGPPSNSPLSTPTKDFPGFPGIPKAGSHVLYPIPECSSSSLPTTAAGAGPPLSLSKPSSLPHAQLPSEPSCTQLPPRAGLEDDSSPQRARGEAPQFESFRDDCAFSSPFWKDEGSTSQFPFDSLASRKLFSSRDKEVPMDQKSLNQCSLNYICEKLEHLQSAETQGPLGNVSMRSLCAGDTASFVPHTLFRSQPKAGWSFMLRIPEKKNMMSSRQWGPIFLKVLPGGILQMYYEEGLEKPFKEFQLDPHCRLSEPKLENFSVAGKIHTVKVEHVSYSEKRKYHSKTEVVHEPDVEQMLKLGTTEHRDFLEFLTTVEEELIKLPALVKPKKNYEEQEIYLDIVDNFWGKVSKEDGKLTDSAVMTQISCLCFVNGTAECFLTLNDLELQKRDECYFEKEPEKRGIEILNYHFHACVKAEEFKQSRIIKFVPLDACRFELMRFKTSYEGDELPFSLKSTVAVQGAYVELQAFVNMTPRPQRSPHASSLRCCDNIMIHFPVPAQWIKALWTRNLQRQKSLKAKMNRRACLGSLQEPESEPVIQVTVGSAKYESAYRAVVWKIDRLPDKNSSPDQPHCLSYKLELGSDQEIPLDWYPFATVQFSMPEASASRTEVRCLGVESDVQPQKHTCLRACYNIQVEIEKKWIQIDGEDPDKASGCVTQ, from the exons ATGTGTTCTACAAACCCAGGTGGCTGGGTCACCTTCGACGATGACCCTGCTTTTCCATCTTCTCAGAAGGCGAAGGATTTCCCTCTGGAGACCCAAGGTGTTTGCAGACCAAATGGACTGAAGCTGAACCTGCCTGGCCTCAGGGACCTTCCTAGTGCTTCCTCCTCCACCAGCAGCACCCcgctatcctctcccatggttgACTTTTACTTCAGCCCGGGTCCTCCAAGCAACTCTCCTCTTTCTACACCCACCAAAGACTTCCCAGGCTTCCCCGGCATCCCTAAAGCAGGGTCTCATGTGCTTTATCCTATTCCAGAATGTTCTTCAAGCAGCCTCCCGAcaacagcagcaggagcaggtcCTCCATTATCACTCAGCAAGCCAAGCAGCTTACCCCATGCACAACTGCCCAGTGAGCCCTCCTGCACCCAGCTGCCTCCCAGAGCTGGTCTTGAAGATGACAGCAGCCCTCAGCGGGCCCGAGGGGAGGCGCCACAGTTTGAGTCTTTTCGAGACGACTGTGCGTTTTCCAGCCCATTTTGGAAAGACGAAGGTAGCACTTCTCAGTTCCCCTTTGACTCCCTGGCAAGCAGAAAGCTGTTTTCCTCAAGGGACAAGGAAGTTCCCATGGATCAAAAAAGCCTTAACCAGTGCTCACTCAACTACATCTGTGAGAAGCTAGAACACCTGCAGTCGGCCGAGACCCAGGGCCCTCTGGGAAATGTGTCTATGAGGAGTCTATGTGCTGGAGATACTGCTTCTTTTGTGCCGCACACGCTCTTCCGGAGTCAGCCCAAAGCCGGATGGTCCTTCATGCTGAGGATTCCTGAGAAGAAAAACATGATGTCTTCCAGGCAGTGGGGACCCATTTTCCTGAAGGTTCTGCCAGGAGGGATTCTGCAAATGTACTATGAGGAGGGGCTGGAAAAGCCGTTCAAAGAGTTCCAGCTTGATCCACATTGCAGACTTTCTGAACCCAAACTTGAGAACTTCAGCGTGGCGGGAAAAATCCACACCGTGAAGGTGGAGCATGTGTCTTactcagagaaaaggaaatacCATTCCAAGACGGAGGTGGTTCACGAGCCTGACGTAGAACAGATGCTGAAGTTGGGGACCACGGAGCACAGGGATTTCCTCGAGTTCCTGACTACTGTGGAGGAAGAGCTGATAAAGCTGCCAGCTCTTGTGAAACCAAAGAAGAACTACGAGGAACAAGAGATTTACCTGGATATTGTGGACAACTTTTGGGGTAAAGTAAGCAAGGAAGACGGGAAATTAACTGACAGTGCTGTAATGActcagatctcctgcctctgctttgtgAACGGGACGGCAGAATGCTTCTTAACcttgaatgaccttgaactccagaaaCGAGATGAATGCTATTTTgagaaagaaccagaaaaaaGGGGGATTGAGATTCTTAACTACCATTTCCATGCGTGTGTGAAAGCTGAAGAATTCAAACAGTCCAGAATCATTAAATTTGTTCCTCTGGATGCTTGCCGTTTTGAACTGATGCGGTTCAAAACGTCATATGAAGGGGATGAGCTTCCCTTTTCCCTGAagtccacagtggctgtacaggGGGCTTATGTGGAACTTCAGGCCTTTGTCAACATGACCCCGAGGCCTCAGAGGTCACCCCATGCCAGTTCCTTGAGGTGCTGTGACAATATCATGATTCACTTTCCTGTCCCAGCCCAATGGATTAAGGCCCTCTGGACCAGGAACCTTCAGAGGCAGAAATCCCTGAAAGCCAAAATGAACCGTCGGGCATGTCTGGGGAGTTTACAGGAACCTGAATCTGAACCTGTCATTCAGGTCACTGTGGGGTCAGCAAAATATGAGAGCGCCTACCGGGCTGTGGTGTGGAAGATAGATCGGCTTCCGGACAAAAACTCAA GTCCTGACCAGCCCCATTGTCTGTCATACAAGTTAGAACTTGGATCAGACCAGGAGATTCCCTTGGATTGGTATCCATTTGCTACTGTCCAGTTCTCAATGCCTGAAGCCTCAGCCTCGAGGACAGAGGTGAGGTGTCTGGGAGTGGAGAGTGATGTCCAGCCTCAGAAGCACACGTGTCTGCGGGCTTGCTACAACATCCAG GTTGAAATTGAAAAGAAGTGGATCCAAATAGATGGAGAAGACCCAGATAAAGCCAGTGGCTGTGTGACTCAGTAA